CTAGGGATACCATTACGAATAAGTTGAAAACGACAGTCATCAACCACATGGTAGTCCTTAAAATAATTATCAAAAGCCGCTTGTGAATTACTCAAGACATGCGTACATAAAGACCGAACGATATGATTAAGCAAGCGCTGGTACAGAAGCTTGGACCTTGTAGGCTTGTAACTATCACACGCGGACCGGTAGAAGACCAAACGATTACGAATGTTAGATAAATATGAGACAAGGATGGGCAAAGCACCAAAATCACCAGTGAAATCGCAAATGGTGTCGTATTGCTCCGACATTAAAAAACGATGAAAACGAAAATAAGGAATTGGGTTTAAATACCCCATCGGCATCGAATGAATAACCACCCCAAGCTTTCTAAACTCAGACTCATAAGATCCGAACTGTCCTGACTTACAGGCTACATGTAATTGGTGTTCTGTATGCTTATTAACCAACCATCGAGAAAATCGTAGCATGTATGTTTCAAGACCACCTATCTCGAGAGAGTAACACAAAAAAAGTATTTTCATTGTCTACCATCTATAACCGATAGATTATCTATGTAAAGCTTGTCTATAAAATAAAATAGAATTAAAACCCATACGAATATATTCCACCCAAAAAAGAATGACGACCTATTCACGTATATACTGTAATATACATAGTATGCATATAAAAAAACCGAGACAGGGGAAAAGGTAAAACTATTTTTCCGCCCTATAAAACCCATAAACACACCCCACAAGAATGTGATTATAGGTATACCATAAGGACCATAATCTATATATATATCAGCAAGTGAAGACGTACCAGAACCAGATGAAAAAGTTCCCCTTGTAAGAATGTTTGTAAAAAACAGACTAGAAATGAATATATAATCATTTTCCTTATTCTTTTTTTCAACTTCTGTAAAGTATGAAGAAAAAGGAACAAGAGATGCAATTCTATACAACATGTTTAAACCATTATTATAAGAATAATATTCAGGGAAATATTTAGTAGCAATATTAAAAGTACCAAAGCTATTTGCAAGTTCAATTGTGGGCCATTTTGCAGGATTCGAAACCGCTTCCACTCGATTGATAAAAGCTTCCTTCAAGGTGACACTTCTACCCCTTGTGTCACCGACAACAACAAGCATCAAAGAAAGAATAATAGCAGCTGCAACCGCCTGCGAAAAACGCAATGGCTTCACCAAGACATAATATGGGGCAACAACTAAAGCTAGCGGTTGAAGATATGCTCCCCTGTCTCCCGAGAGGACAAACGGAACAAGTGTAACAATGATGACAGCAAGAACTCTCTTATCCCAAACGGAAAAATAACCACAAAGTGTATCTGGCTTGGCTAGAACAAGTCGGTATATTTCTAAAAGAATAGCCAAATAAAGCAAGACCATAAAAGCGAACCTAAAATGGGTTGACAATATCCCTCTAGGAAGAGTTGCACCCCCATAAGAAAACCCAAAATAGGAATAAAATCCAATACTTCTTATATAAAAAAAGAAAAACAATAACGATCCAAATACAACAAAGTTATTAACAGTCATAATCCTTTGATTTTTACTTTCAAAATTGCCTCCTAGTTCAACATTTATCTTTATGAAATTATCGTTATTGCTTCTTAAATACAGAATCTGTTCTCCACAAAAAAATGACGACAATCCAATAACCGCAAGAAGAACACAATATGAAATATTATGAGGGGCAAATATAACCTGATTTGAATAATGCGATAGATCGAATCCGGAGATATAACAGAATGGCAACTGATAATAAACAACACAGTATCCAAAAACAAATACAGGAACTGGATGACACCAATTTAGACTTAAATTTCTTTTCTCTCGACTTGCCCACAAACAAAGTTCAAATATTGCAGAAAATATTGCAAAAACAACAACACATAATCCATTTTCATCAGCAAAAAAAAGCACAAATGACAACAACAGTACAAAGAAATGCAATGTTAACGTTAACATAATATTATCAATCAACCTATTTCTCTTCGAACAGTTCTTGAAGAAAAGCTCTCTTTTCTACACGAGAGAGCCCTTTAGTATTAAGGGCTCTGGGGATTATTCCTCTCTGATAGTCTTCAACAGATTTTATGGTTTTAGAAGGAACTCCGGCCGCAACAGACCCTGAGGGAATATCACGAGCAACAACAGAACCTGCAGCAATAACACAATTATCTCCAATTGTAACACCAGGCATTATTATAGAATTAATCCCAATAAAAACATTATTACCAACCTTAATCGGTGCAATAATATCTAAATCTGGAGATTCATCTCGAAATACCCACACGCCACCATCATGGGTAATAAATTTTACACCTGAAGTTATGGTAACATGTGATCCTAGCGATACAAGATAAGGCTCTGAACCAAAAGTTCCCTCTGTAATGCCAATCAGACGACATCTTTCACCCACATCTACACCTAAAGTCCGTGCGAATTCAACAGGATCCTTCACCCTTTTATATGTCTTAATCATTTTTTTTAATCCTCGGACAATCATCACTAGATCTCCACTCCGCAAGCATTCTTTCCTATAAATTTTAACAATAATAATAAATAAACTGTAGCCTCTAGAATCTTTACCACGATCATTGCAATAACAACACCCGTCAGCCCAAATGGCCCAGCAAATAAATAACAACATATACCTAAAATGACTACACTCAACAAACTAACTAGCACCTGCACCCTAAAAAGACGCATAGCATTAATAGCTGAACCTAAAAATATGTAAGTATACTGAACGCCAGCAGCAATCATTAGAAGGAGAAAAATATCAGAATGTGCAGCATATTCGGATGAATAAAATAACTCCAAAAGAGAGTCCCCGAAAAAAAAAGCCACTAGAACGCCACAACATCCCAGCACGAAACCAATTGCAACAATTTTTGTTAGAAGACGCCTAAAAGCCTGATGTTTTTTTTCGGCGTGCAAGCGAGCTAATCGCGGGCTTGCTGATTGTCCAAGTGCATTAATAACAGTATTCCCAGCAAGCATAAAATAAGCAAGTGCTGAAAAAATTCCTAAATCGTAAACACCAAGTTGATGCTTAATAAAGTAGCGTGGGAGGTTTGTATACAATGAGCCTAGAGCAACAGCCCCACCCAACGGGAGAGTCAGTACCACTAAGGCCTTAATTCGCGCTTCATCCCAAACCGGTCTCAGCGTTTCATTTTTCCTCCGCCCCCTAAGTAAAGTTCTAGCTTTGGGAACATCGTAACAAACCAAGACTCCAGTCCAAACTGCAAACATAGCAGCCAATACTACTAACAGACTTTTATCCTGAACAACCAAGATCATAACTGCAAAAAAAGATATTATCCCTCTAATCATCAATGATTTTGATATACAGTCCATTCGTTCTTCTTGCTGAAATAGACCATAGATAATATCACTAAACGACTCTATTCCTTTCATCGCCCCTATAAGAATAACGATAAAAACAAGGTCGCTGTCATCACATATATACACAGCAAGCAGAACAATGCAAATAAAGGCTAAAACACTAGTCAACAACCTAGTCGCAAGATAATCACCAAATTGATACTCGTGCTTTTGGTCCGTAGCCTGAGCTGATCTCAGTTTAAGACTTGTAAATAGAAAAACAGGTGAAGTCAATGCAAGCGCGTATGAAAAACGACCTACAATTTCAGGTGAGCCGAATTTCGCGAAGCTTGCAATTATTCCCCACTGGCAAAGTGCATAAATTAAATTTCCTACAAGGGTCCATGAAAAATTAGTTTTTAAGGACATTCTATTCATATGAAGAAACCAAAGGGGGTAGCCTTAACAAACACACATCTGGAACTCCTAAACGGGACGCTATCACCTTACCTCTAAACCCTCAACCTCATCCCGCCCTCACAAACTCCAATATCTCAATCCAGTAGACTCAACGTCATCCCGCCGCAACAAGCCCTTCACATCTATCACCACCCCGGACCCATTGCCGTTACCACAAAGATCCTTCAACTGCTTCGGGGTAATATCCGCAAAGACATCATGCGCCACCGCCCAGACAACACCATCAACCGGTGCAATATCATTCAGGGTCACCAGTTCAAGCCCATACTCATGCCACGCCTCAGCCGGATCCGCCATGGGATCATGCACCAGCACCTCAACGCCGTACTCTTTAAGCTCGGCGATGATATCGACAACCTTGGTATTGCGAATATCGGGACAGTTCTCCTTGAAGGTCAGCCCCAGCACCAGCACCCGCGCCCCCTTGACCGTCTTGTCAGCACGGATCAGCTTCTTCACCGTCTGCTCGGCGACATGCTTGCCCATGTCGTCGTTGATGCGCCGGCCGGCGAGAATCACCTGCGGGTGGTAGCCGATCGCCTC
This is a stretch of genomic DNA from Geothermobacter hydrogeniphilus. It encodes these proteins:
- a CDS encoding acyltransferase: MIVRGLKKMIKTYKRVKDPVEFARTLGVDVGERCRLIGITEGTFGSEPYLVSLGSHVTITSGVKFITHDGGVWVFRDESPDLDIIAPIKVGNNVFIGINSIIMPGVTIGDNCVIAAGSVVARDIPSGSVAAGVPSKTIKSVEDYQRGIIPRALNTKGLSRVEKRAFLQELFEEK
- a CDS encoding oligosaccharide repeat unit polymerase → MIDNIMLTLTLHFFVLLLSFVLFFADENGLCVVVFAIFSAIFELCLWASREKRNLSLNWCHPVPVFVFGYCVVYYQLPFCYISGFDLSHYSNQVIFAPHNISYCVLLAVIGLSSFFCGEQILYLRSNNDNFIKINVELGGNFESKNQRIMTVNNFVVFGSLLFFFFYIRSIGFYSYFGFSYGGATLPRGILSTHFRFAFMVLLYLAILLEIYRLVLAKPDTLCGYFSVWDKRVLAVIIVTLVPFVLSGDRGAYLQPLALVVAPYYVLVKPLRFSQAVAAAIILSLMLVVVGDTRGRSVTLKEAFINRVEAVSNPAKWPTIELANSFGTFNIATKYFPEYYSYNNGLNMLYRIASLVPFSSYFTEVEKKNKENDYIFISSLFFTNILTRGTFSSGSGTSSLADIYIDYGPYGIPIITFLWGVFMGFIGRKNSFTFSPVSVFLYAYYVYYSIYVNRSSFFFGWNIFVWVLILFYFIDKLYIDNLSVIDGRQ
- a CDS encoding lipopolysaccharide biosynthesis protein, translated to MNRMSLKTNFSWTLVGNLIYALCQWGIIASFAKFGSPEIVGRFSYALALTSPVFLFTSLKLRSAQATDQKHEYQFGDYLATRLLTSVLAFICIVLLAVYICDDSDLVFIVILIGAMKGIESFSDIIYGLFQQEERMDCISKSLMIRGIISFFAVMILVVQDKSLLVVLAAMFAVWTGVLVCYDVPKARTLLRGRRKNETLRPVWDEARIKALVVLTLPLGGAVALGSLYTNLPRYFIKHQLGVYDLGIFSALAYFMLAGNTVINALGQSASPRLARLHAEKKHQAFRRLLTKIVAIGFVLGCCGVLVAFFFGDSLLELFYSSEYAAHSDIFLLLMIAAGVQYTYIFLGSAINAMRLFRVQVLVSLLSVVILGICCYLFAGPFGLTGVVIAMIVVKILEATVYLLLLLKFIGKNACGVEI
- a CDS encoding UDP binding domain-containing protein; translated protein: EAIGYHPQVILAGRRINDDMGKHVAEQTVKKLIRADKTVKGARVLVLGLTFKENCPDIRNTKVVDIIAELKEYGVEVLVHDPMADPAEAWHEYGLELVTLNDIAPVDGVVWAVAHDVFADITPKQLKDLCGNGNGSGVVIDVKGLLRRDDVESTGLRYWSL